The genomic window GACGAAGGACCAGAGCCAGGCGGAGAAGTCCTCGCCGTCATCGCGCATCTGAAGCCAGATCTGGGCGCCCCGGATGGCGGCGTTGATCTTGGCGCGCGAGCGGATGATGCGGGGATCGCCCAGCAGGCGCTCGATGTCTGCCTCATCATAGCAGGCGACGATCTCGGGATCGAAACCGTCGAAGGCGTCGCGGATGCCCTCGCGTTTTCTGAGGATGGTGATCCAGGCAAGGCCGGCCTGGAAGCCGTCGAGGACCAGCTTTTCCCACAGGGCGCGGGGATCGCGCTCAGGCACGCCCCATTCGGTGTCGTGATAGGCGACATAGAGCGGGTCGGTCCCGCACCAGCCGCATCGGCCGCCGAGAGCCTCTGGGGCGTGTGAGTCGGTCATGGCGTTAAGTTGCCAGTCTGTTCCGATCGAGGAAAGGGCGTTCGGCGTCGGGGCGACGGAGGAAAAACACCGTCTAAAGTGTCTAATTCGTCTAGTCTCGGAGGCTGGGCTCGGGTGGATGTCAGGTTTTGCGGTCTCCGGCTTAAAACCACGCATTGTATGGGCGTCGGCGGCGGGGGCTGGTCGATTGACGCTGTCGGGCGGCAAGTGGCGGAAATGTTGGTGGAAGTTGCGCGGCGATGCGATGGATGGCGCCGTTTGATCCCTCTCCCATTGGGAGAGGGCTTGAGCGCACGGCGGCGATAGCCGTCGTTCTGGCGCAAAAGGGTGAGGGCCGGGTCCAAGCGAACTGGTCTACCGCCCGACCCTCATCCGGCCCTGCGGGCCACCGTTCTCCCAACGGGAGAAGGAAGGTCGCGGGCTTCAGTCCCGGACCAACCCGCCGTCCACGACCAAGTTCTGGCCGGTGACCGCGCGGCTCCACGGCGAGGCGAAGAACAGGACGGCGTCGGCGAACTCTTGCGGGGTCGTGACGCTGCGCAGCGGGGTCATGCCGGCGATCAGGTCGAACACAGCCTCTGGCGTGGCGGCGCTGGCGTCGGTGGTGCGCAGGAGACCGCCCGAGACCATGTTGACGGTGATGCCGTCAGGGCCGAGGTCCCCGGCGGCGGTGCGGGTCAGGCTGAGCAGGGCGGCCTTGGCGGCGGTGTAGTCGTGGTAGGGCACGACCGGATTTTGAAACAGGTTGGTGCCGATGTTGACGATGCGGCCGAACCGGGCCGCGGCCATGTTGGGCGCGGTCGCCTGGATCAGGTTCAGGGCGCCGCGCACGACGGTCGAGAACTGGCGATCCATCTCGTCCCAGCCGATGGCGGTCATCTGGGACCGGGCGTCGCCGTTGAAGCTGTAGTCCAGGGCATTGTTGACGACAGTGGTGACGGGGGCGCCGAAACGGCCTTGCGCCGCCGCGACCATGGCGTCCACAGCGGCCCGGTCGGTCACGTCGGCCTGGAGGGCGAGGGCGCGCTCGCCGATCTCGGCGGCCAAGGCGTTCGCGGCCTCGCCGCTGTTCCTCCAGTTGATGACGACGCGAGCGCCTTCATGGGCGAAGGCGCGGACGCAGGCGGCGCCGACGCCGCGCGCCCCGCCGGTGACGAGGACGATCTGATCGGCGATCTTCATGGTGGACTCACGCGTTGGAGGAGGGGAGGACGTCCTCGCCCATCCAGGCGGGTTTGCGCAAGCGCACCGGGCGGCCGTCCACGGTCAGGTCGCCGTCGAGGCGGTCGACGCGCAGCAGGGCCATGACCGAACCGTCCTGCCCCGAGAGGACTTCGCCCGCGCGCAGTTCGCCCTTCAGCACCTCGGCGCCGAAGGCGGGGGGCGGGCCGTCGAAGTCCAGTGGCAGCATCCGGTTCTTGATCGTGCCCCGGCGCTTCATGCGCGAGGTCGTTTCCTGGCCGACGAAACAGCCCTTCTGGAAATCAATGCCGTTCAGCAGGTCGAAGTCGGCCTCGATCGGATAGGTCTTGTCCTGGGGCGCGTCGGCGGTCGGATCGGGCAGGCCGATCGACAGGCGGTGTGCGTCGTAGTCGGCCTCGGCGGCGCCTGCAGTCGCCTCGCCATAGAGGCGGCCGCCCATCAGGGACGTGCGGGGGTCGGGGATGAAGCCGGCGGGGGCCTCGGACCAAGCGGCGAAGACCGGGCGGTCGTCAGCGGCGACCTTAACCTTGGCGCGCAGCTTGTACATCGACAGGCGCTGGAGCAGGGCGTCGCGGCGCTCAGTCGCGACATCCAGCAAAACGCCGCCATTCTCGCCCAGGATGAACAGGTCGAACAGCAGCCGGCCGGGGGGCGAGAGCAGGGCGCCAAACCGCAGTTCCCCGTCGACCAGCGTCTCCACATCCTGGGTCAGCAGATTGTGCAGGAAGAGTTTCGCCTCCTCGCCCGTGACGGAGATCAGGGCGCGACTGTCGAGATGGGCGATGGGCATGGGGCGAAGATAGGGCTGACGGCGTGGGTTCAGAAGACGCCGCGCCGAATTTAAGCCGCCAACCGCGTCACACCGCCAGCAGCTGTTTGATCAGCGCCTTTTCGAACCCCTTGGTCTCCGACCCCGGCAAGGCCTTGCCGATTTCGCCGCTTTCGAACAGGGCGAAGACCTTGGGGTGGACGTAGGAAGCGCGGCAGACGGTGGGGGTGTTGCCCAAGAGGCCGGCGACGGCCTTCACGCAGACGGTGATCTTTCGCCTGGCGTCGGTGGGCGAGGTCGGGGCCTCGGTGTCGCGCAGCGCCCGCGCCGCCGAGACGGTGCCGGCCCAGGTGCGGAAGTCCTTGGCCGAGAACTGCTCGCCCATCGCCTCGCGGATGTAGGCGTTCACATCATCGGAATCGACCGGGCACAGCGTGCCGTCGGCCGCGCGGTATTTGAACAGCTGCTGGCCGGGCAGGCCTTCCAGCTGTCGCACGACCTTGGCCAGGCGGCGGTCCTTGACGCTGACGCTGTGATCCTTGCCGCTCTTGCCTCGAAACTCGAACGTCAGGGCCGCACCATCCACATCGATGTGGCGCTTGTGCAGGGTCGTCAGGCCGTAGCTGCGGTTCTGTTTGGCGTAGATGGAGTTGCCGACCCGGATCAGGGTGATCTCGAGCAGGCGCACGGCTGTCGCCAGCACCTTGTCGCGACAGACGCCGCGAAGGGCCAGGTCGTGTTCGACCTTCTCGCGCAGTTTCGGCAGGTTGCGCGAGAAGGCGGGCAGCTTGTCAAACTTGTTCTCGGAGCGGGCCGTGCTCCAGTCGTTGTGATAGCGGTATTGTTTGCGGCCCTTCACATCCCGGCCGGTCGCCTGGATATGGCCGTTGGCCTTGGGACAGATCCAGACGTCAGTCCAGGCAGGCGGAATGGCCAGGGCGCGGATGCGGGCCAGGGTCTTGGCGTCCGTGACGGTCTTGCCCTTGGCGTCGCGATAGGACCAACCCTTGCCGGCGCGGCGGCGCGTCAGGCCTGCGAACTCGTCGCTGCAATAGCTGAGGCCTTGGGGGACTTCGGCGGCGATGTCGAAGGCGTGCGATCCGTCGGCCATCAGCCGTTCGCCTTTTCGAGACGGTCATGCAGCCGTTTGATCCAGCGTTCGGCCGGGTCGCCGCCCCACAGCAGCCAGGCGATATAGCCGGCGGAAGGATCGGTGCGGCTGCCCCAGCCCTTGCCGTCCTTGTCCACGGTGTGGCGGGCGAAATAGCTGTAGATGTCCTTGATGTCCTTGTCCGAGACGGGCTTCTGATCCGCCAACTGATGGGCGCGGCGTACGCCGACCTCAGTGCCGCCCCGGTCGTGCTTGTCGCGCAGGTCGAGACCCCGTTTGGCCTGGGTCGCGACGCCCTTGGGCGGCTTGCGTTGCGCGTCGGTGAGGGTGGTTTTGGCGGCCATCGCATCTTTCCGTACAAGGACTTAGGCCGAACGCCGTGTCTGGCGCGCGAGTTCCGCTTGACCGCGCGGGCCGGGCGCGAGACGAGGCGGCATGAACTATCGCCACAGCTTTCACGCCGGAAACTTCGCCGACCTGGTCAAGCACGCCCTGGTGCTGTGGTTGGTGAAGGCGCGGCAGGCGGCCGGGCCGCTGACGGTGTTCGATACCCATGCTGGGGCGGGGCTGTACGATCTTTCGGGCGACGGCGCGCGGTCCAGGGAGGCCGAGGCCGGCGTGGCGCGGCTGATGTCCGCCGACGGGCGGACGCCGCTGATGGATGCGCTGGCGGCCGAGGTGGCGGCGCTGAATCCTGAGGGCGGGGCGCGGTTCTATCCGGGGTCGCCGTTGCTGATCGCGGACGCGCTGACGCCCGGCGGTCGCTACGTTGGGCTCGAGTTGAACCCGCCGGTGCGGGCCATGCTGGCCGAGGCGCTGACGGGGCGTGCGTACGCCGAGGCGCGCGAGGGCGACGGCTATGCGGTGGTGGTCGCGGAGGCGGCGAAGGTGCGCGGGCCGCTGGTCCTGATCGACCCGCCGTTCGAAAAGCCCGACGACTATATTCGCTCGGCCGAGACCGCGATTTCGGTGGTGAGGCGAGATTCGACGGCGACGGCGGCGATCTGGACGCCGCTGAAGGATCTGGAGACCTTCGACGGCTTTATCCGGCGGCTGCAAGGCAAGGCGGGGCCGACCCTGGTCGCCGAGGCGCGGCTGAGGCCGCTGACCAATCCGATGAAGATGAACGGCTGCGCCATGGTGGTGGTCAATCCGCCGGCGGGCGCGGAAGCAGCCGCGGCCGAGATCTGCGGCTGGGTCGCGGGGGCGCTAGGTGAAGCGGGCGGACGGGCCGAGGTCTGGACCTTCTGACCGCAGTCACTAGGTTGATCGCATGACGCGCATCGCCATTCTGGAAACCGGACACCCGCCGGAGCATCTGAAGGACGATTTCGACGACTATCCCGCGCGGTTTCGGGCCTTGCTGGGCGAGGGCGTGCCGACGACGCGGTTCGACGTGCAGTCGGGGCATCTGCCCGAGGATCCTTCCGTCTTCCAAGGGGCCATCGTCACGGGGTCGGCGGCGGGAGTCTATGACGACCTGCCGTGGATCCCGCAGCTGATCGACTGGCTGAGGGCGGCGCGGGGGCGGACGCGGCTGGTCGGCATCTGTTTCGGGCATCAGGCGCTGGCCCATGCGTTCGGCGGGGTGGTGGAGAAATCGCATAAGGGCTGGGGCGTGGGCCTGCACCGCTATAACGTGCGCGAGGATGCGCCGTGGATGCATCCTCGGGCGCGCACGATCGCCATTCCCGTATCGCACCAGGATCAGGTGGTCGCGGTTTCGGACGACGCACGGGTGATCGCGTCCAGCGGGTTCACGCCGTACGCCGGCCTTGCCTGGGGCGACGATGCGATCTCGTTCCAGTGCCACCCGGAGTTTCAGCCGGACTATGCGGCGGCCCTGATCGAGGGACGGCGCGGGGCGCGCATCCCGCACGATGTGGCGGATCAGGCGATCGATAGTCTGAAGCGGCCCAACGACAGGGCCGTGCTGACGGCCTGGATCCGCGCCTTCCTGCTGCTGACCCCGCCGCCGGTCGAGGACTACGGCAGCGGGATCTAGAGGCCCAGCAGCCGGATCAACGCCAGCGCTAGCACCACCAGGGCGCCCAGCGACAGGATGACGGCGGCGACGACGCGGCCGCCGGCGCGGGCGACGGCGCGGATGTCGGTCTGGAGACCCAGAGCGGCCATGGCGACGACGGTCAGCAGGCCCGAGGCGGCGGCCATGGGCGCGAGCGCGGCCTGCGGAATCAGGTCAAACGAGCGCAGGCCGATCATGATAAGGAAGCCGATGATGAACCAAGGCAGCAGGCGCGACAGGCCGGGCTTTGCGGCGCCGGGCGCGCGGTCGCGGAAGATCAGCGACAGGGCGACGATGACAGGACCGAGCATCAGCACCCGCACCAGCTTGACCACCGTGCCGGTTTGAGTGGCCACCGCGCCAAAGGGCGCGGCGGCGGCCAGAACCTGAGGCACCGCATAGACGGTCAGACCGGCCAGGGCGCCGTATTGCAGGCCGTTCAGATGGATCAGGCCGCCAAACAGGGGCAGGGCCAGAACCACGATCACGCCGAGCACGGCGGTGAAGGCGATGGAGGCGGCGACTTCTTTTCCATCGGCGTCGATGACGGGGGCGACGGCGGCGATGGCGGAGTTGCCGCAGATGGCGTTGCCGCAGGCGACCAGCAGGGCCATGCGTGGGTTCAGGCCCAAGGCGCGACCGAGGCCGAAACCGACGACGATGGCGAGCGCGACCAGGGCGAAGATGCACAGGACGAAGCCGACGCCCAGCGATGACAGGGTGGCGGCGCTGACCGAGGCGCCGAGCAGCACCACCGCGACCTCCAGCAAGGTCTTGGCCGAGAAGTCGATCCCGGCCTTGAACCGCGCATCGGGCGTCCAGGCAGTGCGCACGGCGGCGCCCAGCAGGATGGCCAGCACCAGCGGCTCCAGCCAGACATGGCCGATCACGTCGCGCTCGATACTGGTCAGGCCGATGGCGGCCAGAGTGACCAACAGGCACAGCATGACGCCGGGCCGGATCGTGCGCCCGAACGCTGTCGCCGACGCCAGCGTGGGCGCGTGGACGGGGGCGGGCAGGGCGGCGGACTTCATCGTCAAGCCTGATGCGCCTGCCCTCGACGGCGGTCTAACGGATAGTTATGGTCGTTTTAATCCGATTTGGAGATCAATCATGACCTTGGACCGCCTGCGTATCTTCGTCGCCGTCGCCGAGCGTGACCATGTGACGGCGGCGGCGAGGGCGCTGAACCTGACACAGTCGGCGGTGTCGAACGCCCTGGCGGCGTTGGAAACCGAGCATGATGTGCGGCTGTTCGATCGGGTCGGGCGGGGCGTCGTTCTGAACGAGACCGGCCGCGCCTTCCTGCCCGAGGCCAAGGCAGTGCTGGCGCGAGCGGCGGCGGCCGGGGCGGCGCTGGCGGACATGAGCGCCCTGCGGCGCGGGCGTCTGGCGGTGTTCGCGAGCCAGACCATCGCCAGCTACTGGCTGCCGCGCCGGCTGGTGGATTTCCACACCGCCTATCCCGGCGTCGAACTGGCCGTCGAGATCGGAAACACGCGCGAGGCGGCGCAGGCCGTGTTGAGCGGCGCTGCCGAGATCGGCCTGGTCGAGGGGGCCGTGGACGAACCGGCCCTGTCGCAGGTTCAGGTGGGGTCGGATCGGCTGGCTGTGCTGGTGACGCCGGACCATCCGTGGGCGACGCGACGTCGGCTGGAGGCGAATGATCTGGCGGACCAGCCTTGGGTGTTGCGCGAAGTCGGCTCGGGCACGCGATCGACGCTGGAGGCAGCGGTGCGGGACATTGGGGTCGATCCCACGACCTTGTCGGTGTCGATGACCCTGCCGTCGAACGAGGCCGTGCTGGCGGCGGCCGAGGCCGGGGCCGGGGCCACGGCCCTGTCGGAAAGCGTGGCCTATGCGTCGGTGGCGGCCGGGCGGCTGGTGACGGCGCCCTTCACCCTGCCCGAGCGGCCCTTCCGCCTGTTACGACACCGCGAACGGTATCGCAGCCGGGCCGGCGACGTGTTTGTCGAGGCGATGGGCTAGGGCCA from Brevundimonas fontaquae includes these protein-coding regions:
- a CDS encoding DNA-3-methyladenine glycosylase I, with the translated sequence MTDSHAPEALGGRCGWCGTDPLYVAYHDTEWGVPERDPRALWEKLVLDGFQAGLAWITILRKREGIRDAFDGFDPEIVACYDEADIERLLGDPRIIRSRAKINAAIRGAQIWLQMRDDGEDFSAWLWSFVGGEPIQTPYADYRQAPTQTEQSVAMAKALKKRGFNFCGPVIVYAFMQAVGMVNDHQTTCFRHAQVRAMAGHG
- a CDS encoding 3-oxoacyl-ACP reductase, with product MKIADQIVLVTGGARGVGAACVRAFAHEGARVVINWRNSGEAANALAAEIGERALALQADVTDRAAVDAMVAAAQGRFGAPVTTVVNNALDYSFNGDARSQMTAIGWDEMDRQFSTVVRGALNLIQATAPNMAAARFGRIVNIGTNLFQNPVVPYHDYTAAKAALLSLTRTAAGDLGPDGITVNMVSGGLLRTTDASAATPEAVFDLIAGMTPLRSVTTPQEFADAVLFFASPWSRAVTGQNLVVDGGLVRD
- a CDS encoding YgfZ/GcvT domain-containing protein gives rise to the protein MPIAHLDSRALISVTGEEAKLFLHNLLTQDVETLVDGELRFGALLSPPGRLLFDLFILGENGGVLLDVATERRDALLQRLSMYKLRAKVKVAADDRPVFAAWSEAPAGFIPDPRTSLMGGRLYGEATAGAAEADYDAHRLSIGLPDPTADAPQDKTYPIEADFDLLNGIDFQKGCFVGQETTSRMKRRGTIKNRMLPLDFDGPPPAFGAEVLKGELRAGEVLSGQDGSVMALLRVDRLDGDLTVDGRPVRLRKPAWMGEDVLPSSNA
- a CDS encoding DNA topoisomerase IB, whose protein sequence is MADGSHAFDIAAEVPQGLSYCSDEFAGLTRRRAGKGWSYRDAKGKTVTDAKTLARIRALAIPPAWTDVWICPKANGHIQATGRDVKGRKQYRYHNDWSTARSENKFDKLPAFSRNLPKLREKVEHDLALRGVCRDKVLATAVRLLEITLIRVGNSIYAKQNRSYGLTTLHKRHIDVDGAALTFEFRGKSGKDHSVSVKDRRLAKVVRQLEGLPGQQLFKYRAADGTLCPVDSDDVNAYIREAMGEQFSAKDFRTWAGTVSAARALRDTEAPTSPTDARRKITVCVKAVAGLLGNTPTVCRASYVHPKVFALFESGEIGKALPGSETKGFEKALIKQLLAV
- the rlmJ gene encoding 23S rRNA (adenine(2030)-N(6))-methyltransferase RlmJ, producing the protein MNYRHSFHAGNFADLVKHALVLWLVKARQAAGPLTVFDTHAGAGLYDLSGDGARSREAEAGVARLMSADGRTPLMDALAAEVAALNPEGGARFYPGSPLLIADALTPGGRYVGLELNPPVRAMLAEALTGRAYAEAREGDGYAVVVAEAAKVRGPLVLIDPPFEKPDDYIRSAETAISVVRRDSTATAAIWTPLKDLETFDGFIRRLQGKAGPTLVAEARLRPLTNPMKMNGCAMVVVNPPAGAEAAAAEICGWVAGALGEAGGRAEVWTF
- a CDS encoding glutamine amidotransferase-related protein, producing the protein MTRIAILETGHPPEHLKDDFDDYPARFRALLGEGVPTTRFDVQSGHLPEDPSVFQGAIVTGSAAGVYDDLPWIPQLIDWLRAARGRTRLVGICFGHQALAHAFGGVVEKSHKGWGVGLHRYNVREDAPWMHPRARTIAIPVSHQDQVVAVSDDARVIASSGFTPYAGLAWGDDAISFQCHPEFQPDYAAALIEGRRGARIPHDVADQAIDSLKRPNDRAVLTAWIRAFLLLTPPPVEDYGSGI
- a CDS encoding YeiH family protein encodes the protein MKSAALPAPVHAPTLASATAFGRTIRPGVMLCLLVTLAAIGLTSIERDVIGHVWLEPLVLAILLGAAVRTAWTPDARFKAGIDFSAKTLLEVAVVLLGASVSAATLSSLGVGFVLCIFALVALAIVVGFGLGRALGLNPRMALLVACGNAICGNSAIAAVAPVIDADGKEVAASIAFTAVLGVIVVLALPLFGGLIHLNGLQYGALAGLTVYAVPQVLAAAAPFGAVATQTGTVVKLVRVLMLGPVIVALSLIFRDRAPGAAKPGLSRLLPWFIIGFLIMIGLRSFDLIPQAALAPMAAASGLLTVVAMAALGLQTDIRAVARAGGRVVAAVILSLGALVVLALALIRLLGL
- a CDS encoding LysR family transcriptional regulator, yielding MTLDRLRIFVAVAERDHVTAAARALNLTQSAVSNALAALETEHDVRLFDRVGRGVVLNETGRAFLPEAKAVLARAAAAGAALADMSALRRGRLAVFASQTIASYWLPRRLVDFHTAYPGVELAVEIGNTREAAQAVLSGAAEIGLVEGAVDEPALSQVQVGSDRLAVLVTPDHPWATRRRLEANDLADQPWVLREVGSGTRSTLEAAVRDIGVDPTTLSVSMTLPSNEAVLAAAEAGAGATALSESVAYASVAAGRLVTAPFTLPERPFRLLRHRERYRSRAGDVFVEAMG